In one Oryza glaberrima chromosome 2, OglaRS2, whole genome shotgun sequence genomic region, the following are encoded:
- the LOC127763368 gene encoding F-box/kelch-repeat protein SKIP20-like, with protein sequence MGGAIERDGALLGAALVEPEAAELIPGLPDDVAMECLARVPSRSHRAVRRVCRGWRRAAASEAFRRRRRAAGAAEDVVFLVQATPARGGDDGKGPSAATECALAAANLTTGEWRRVEGAGEGEEEAWGGGVPFFSRCAAAGDGRHVAVVGGWEPAALCLTRDVRVLDVPAGVWRRGAAMPDSRGFFGCTGSGGVVYVAGGHDESKNALRSAYAYDVASDAWRALPDMSEERDEPQLVANPGRVLAASGYPTDAQGAFKKTAERYTTTTTGDATAWSSEGDMAPNTAETCLAAVGGKVWAVGAGKGGVREWDGGAWRDVADGPPGMKACVKAVGAGDGDSAAMFVFVFGKVEDGKQYAAWVMEDAGGAARWRGVAVPPGFGGFVYSGAAVRV encoded by the coding sequence ATGGGCGGCGCCATCGAGCGCGACGGCGCGCTCCTCGGGGCGGCGTTGGTggagccggaggcggcggagctcatCCCGGGGTTGCCGGACGACGTGGCCATGGAGTGCCTGGCGCGCGTGCCGAGCCGGTCGCACCGGGCGGTGCGCCGCGTGTGCCGCGGGtggcgccgcgcggccgcgtcGGAGgcgttccgccgccgccggagggcgGCCGGGGCGGCCGAGGACGTCGTGTTCCTCGTCCAGGCCACGCCAGcgcgcggcggtgacgacgggaaggggccgtcggcggcgacggagtgCGCGCTGGCCGCGGCGAACCTCACCACGGGCGAGTGGCGGCGCGTggagggcgcgggggagggggaggaggaggcgtggggcGGGGGCGTGCCGTTCTTCTcgcggtgcgcggcggccggggacggacggcacgtcgccgtcgtcggcgggtGGGAGCCGGCCGCGCTATGCCTGACACGCGACGTCCGCGTGCTGGACGTCCCCGCCGGtgtgtggcggcgcggcgcggcgatgcCGGACTCCCGGGGCTTCTTCGGCTGCaccgggagcggcggcgtcgtctacgtcgccggcggccacgacGAGTCCAAGAACGCGCTCCGCTCCGCCTACGCGTACGACGTCGCCTCCGACGCATGGCGCGCGCTCCCGGACATGTCCGAGGAGCGCGACGAGCCGCAGCTCGTCGCAAACCCGGGCCGCGTGCTCGCCGCCAGCGGCTACCCGACCGACGCCCAGGGCGCGTTCAAGAAGACCGCCGAGCgctacaccaccaccacaaccggCGACGCAACCGCCTGGTCCAGCGAGGGAGACATGGCGCCGAACACCGCGGAGACGTGCCTTGCCGCGGTCGGCGGCAAGGTGTGGGCCGTCGGCGCCGGGAAGGGCGGCGTGCGGGAGTGGGACGGGGGCGCGTGGAGGGACGTGGCGGACGGGCCGCCAGGCATGAAGGCGTGCGTGAAGGCGgtcggcgcgggcgacggcgacagcgccgCCATGTTCGTGTTCGTGTTCGGCAAGGTGGAGGACGGCAAGCAGTACGCGGCGTGGGTGAtggaggacgccggcggcgcggcgcggtggcgcggcgtgGCCGTGCCGCCGGGGTTTGGCGGGTTCGTTTACTCGGGCGCTGCTGTGCGGGTTTAG